The Listeria cossartiae subsp. cossartiae genome includes a region encoding these proteins:
- the mntR gene encoding transcriptional regulator MntR codes for MPTPSMEDYIEKIYSLIETKGYARVSDIADELFVHPSSVTKMVQKLDKDEYLIYEKYRGLILTPKGTQMGKRLLERHALLESFLSIIGVDPSHIYHDVEGIEHHLSWNSIDRIGDVVQFFENHPDALKTLKAMESTKPETKE; via the coding sequence ATGCCAACACCTAGTATGGAAGATTATATTGAAAAAATCTATTCCCTTATTGAGACGAAAGGTTATGCCAGGGTTTCGGATATTGCTGATGAGTTATTTGTCCATCCTTCCTCTGTAACAAAAATGGTGCAGAAGCTGGATAAAGATGAATATTTAATCTATGAAAAGTACCGTGGATTAATTTTGACGCCTAAAGGAACACAAATGGGGAAAAGGCTCCTAGAAAGACACGCATTACTAGAAAGTTTTTTAAGTATTATTGGCGTAGATCCGTCCCATATTTATCATGATGTGGAAGGCATTGAACACCACTTGAGTTGGAATTCGATTGACCGAATCGGGGATGTTGTACAGTTTTTCGAAAATCATCCGGATGCGCTTAAGACGCTCAAGGCAATGGAGTCGACGAAACCAGAAACAAAGGAATAA
- a CDS encoding 5'-3' exonuclease: MTENRENLLVVDGMALLFRAFYATAVSKQFMFNQHGIPTNGVQGFMRHMFAAIRQSNPTHTLICWDMGSQTFRNELYDGYKAGRTAPPEEMIPQFDLAKEVAAGFGFVNLGVPGFEADDCIGTITVQASNTIATTVLSGDKDLLQLIAPTNDVWIMQKGYGNYKRYDEATFFEEMGITPSQFVDVKALMGDTSDGYPGVRGIGEKTAIKLIQEFESIEGVLNNLDKLKPAQQTKIQEDLAMLELSQKLARIHTEVPLEIDLPSLKYSGFREDAFAVVEKYGLKTLTRDIE, translated from the coding sequence ATGACTGAAAATCGAGAAAATTTGCTCGTTGTGGATGGAATGGCGTTACTTTTCCGAGCATTTTATGCAACAGCCGTTTCCAAACAATTTATGTTTAATCAACACGGGATACCGACGAATGGGGTGCAAGGTTTTATGCGCCATATGTTTGCGGCCATCCGCCAGAGTAACCCAACGCATACGCTAATTTGTTGGGATATGGGATCACAAACATTCCGTAATGAATTATATGATGGCTATAAAGCTGGCAGAACAGCACCGCCAGAAGAAATGATTCCGCAGTTTGATTTAGCGAAAGAGGTCGCTGCTGGATTTGGCTTTGTTAATTTAGGCGTGCCGGGTTTTGAAGCAGATGATTGCATTGGGACGATTACCGTTCAAGCGAGTAATACGATTGCGACTACCGTTTTAAGTGGCGATAAAGATTTACTGCAATTAATCGCTCCGACCAATGACGTTTGGATTATGCAAAAAGGGTATGGCAATTATAAACGATATGATGAAGCAACATTTTTTGAGGAGATGGGCATTACCCCAAGCCAATTTGTCGATGTGAAAGCATTGATGGGAGATACTTCTGATGGCTATCCTGGCGTGCGTGGTATCGGTGAAAAAACAGCGATTAAACTCATTCAAGAGTTCGAGTCTATTGAAGGCGTCTTAAACAATCTTGACAAACTGAAACCAGCACAACAAACCAAAATTCAAGAAGACTTAGCGATGTTAGAATTAAGTCAAAAACTAGCTCGAATTCATACCGAAGTTCCACTAGAAATAGACTTACCAAGCTTAAAATATAGCGGTTTCCGCGAGGATGCTTTTGCAGTAGTGGAAAAATACGGCTTAAAAACATTGACACGCGATATCGAATAA
- the rpsN gene encoding 30S ribosomal protein S14, protein MAKKSKVAKHERQQALVEQYAELRRTLKAEGRYDELRKLPRDSAPSRLHNRCELTGRPHGYMRKFGMSRIRFRELAHQGQLPGVTKASW, encoded by the coding sequence ATGGCTAAAAAATCAAAAGTTGCGAAACATGAACGTCAACAAGCGCTTGTAGAACAATATGCCGAACTACGCCGAACACTAAAAGCAGAAGGCCGTTATGACGAGTTGCGCAAATTACCACGCGATTCCGCACCATCACGATTACACAATCGTTGTGAGCTAACAGGACGCCCACATGGCTATATGCGTAAATTTGGTATGTCACGGATTCGTTTTCGTGAACTAGCACATCAAGGACAATTACCCGGCGTGACAAAAGCAAGCTGGTAA
- the cspD gene encoding cold-shock protein CspD, translating into MQNGKVKWFNNEKGYGFIESDGGEDIFVHFTAIQGDGYKSLEEGQAVTFEVVEGNRGAQAANVEKA; encoded by the coding sequence ATGCAAAATGGGAAAGTAAAATGGTTTAACAATGAAAAAGGTTACGGTTTTATCGAATCAGACGGCGGCGAAGATATTTTCGTTCACTTCACAGCGATCCAAGGTGACGGCTACAAATCTTTAGAAGAAGGCCAAGCGGTAACATTTGAAGTTGTAGAAGGAAACCGCGGCGCTCAAGCAGCTAATGTAGAGAAAGCCTAA
- the chiA gene encoding chitinase ChiA: MNGKQVMVGGLSLLLVGTGLGAFGSTAQAATDDASVMPDISNKQVLVGYWHSWKSSGKDGYQQGTSADIALKDTPKAYNVVDVSFMKGDGVNRIPTFKPVGINDSDFRAQVGALNKEGRAVLLALGGADGHVELKAGDEQAFANEIIRQVETYGFDGLDIDLEQSAITAGDNKTVIPAALKIVKDHYKAEGKNFLITMAPEFPYLKPGSAYESYLTSLANYYDYIAPQLYNQGGDGVWVDETNQWIAQNNDTLKESFLYYMADSFINGTRGYLKIPANKFVFGLPANVDAAATGYVTDPQIVKNVFSRLQAKGTPVKGIMTWSVNWDGGTNKAGVPYNNGFSNAYGPIVGTK; this comes from the coding sequence ATGAATGGAAAACAAGTAATGGTTGGTGGTTTGTCTTTACTTTTAGTTGGCACGGGACTGGGGGCATTTGGTAGCACGGCACAAGCGGCGACAGATGATGCTTCTGTAATGCCAGATATTTCTAACAAACAAGTGCTAGTTGGATACTGGCATAGTTGGAAATCTTCCGGAAAAGATGGCTATCAACAAGGAACTTCGGCTGATATTGCACTTAAAGATACGCCGAAAGCTTATAACGTGGTAGATGTTTCCTTTATGAAAGGGGACGGGGTTAATCGCATTCCAACTTTTAAACCGGTGGGAATAAATGACAGCGATTTCAGAGCACAAGTGGGCGCATTAAATAAAGAAGGTCGGGCTGTTCTTTTAGCACTTGGTGGTGCGGATGGTCACGTGGAACTCAAAGCTGGGGATGAGCAAGCGTTCGCGAATGAAATTATCCGTCAAGTGGAAACATATGGCTTTGATGGTTTAGACATTGACTTAGAACAAAGTGCGATTACTGCGGGAGATAATAAAACGGTTATCCCAGCAGCGCTAAAAATCGTCAAAGATCATTATAAAGCAGAAGGTAAAAATTTCTTAATCACGATGGCACCAGAATTTCCTTATTTGAAACCAGGCAGTGCTTACGAAAGCTACTTAACTTCGCTTGCTAATTACTATGACTATATTGCCCCACAACTATACAACCAAGGTGGCGATGGTGTTTGGGTCGATGAAACGAACCAATGGATTGCGCAAAATAACGATACATTAAAAGAATCTTTCTTATACTATATGGCGGATTCGTTTATTAATGGAACGCGTGGTTACTTGAAAATTCCTGCGAACAAATTTGTGTTCGGCTTACCAGCGAATGTCGATGCAGCGGCAACAGGTTACGTCACAGATCCACAAATCGTTAAAAATGTTTTCAGTCGTTTACAAGCAAAAGGAACACCAGTGAAAGGGATCATGACTTGGTCGGTGAACTGGGATGGCGGTACGAATAAAGCGGGAGTACCTTATAATAATGGTTTCTCCAACGCATATGGCCCGATTGTGGGAACTAAATAA
- a CDS encoding thymidylate synthase — translation MKQYLDLEKYVLENGTQKGDRTGTGTISTFGYQMRFDLQEGFPIMTTKRVPFKLVVSELLWFLHGDTNIRYLLQHNNNIWNEWAFERYVKSADYKGEDMTDFGLRAESDPAFKEVYQAEMEQFKKRILEDEAFANKYGELGNIYGKQWREWKTSQGETIDQLADLIEMIKTNPNSRRLIVSAWNPEDIPNMALPPCHSLFQFYVADGKLSCQLYQRSADIFLGVPFNIASYALLTHLIAREVGLDVGEFIHTMGDAHLYNNHIEQVKEQLSRTPHALPKLVLSDKPATIFDFDVADISLDGYNPDPAIKAPISV, via the coding sequence ATGAAACAATATTTGGATTTAGAAAAGTACGTTTTAGAGAATGGAACACAAAAAGGAGATCGCACTGGGACTGGAACAATCAGCACGTTTGGTTATCAAATGCGCTTTGATTTACAAGAAGGATTTCCGATTATGACAACAAAACGGGTACCATTTAAACTTGTAGTAAGTGAACTGCTATGGTTTTTACATGGAGATACGAATATTCGCTACCTTTTACAGCATAATAATAATATTTGGAATGAATGGGCTTTTGAGCGTTACGTGAAGAGCGCTGATTACAAAGGCGAAGATATGACGGATTTTGGACTGAGAGCAGAAAGTGATCCGGCATTCAAAGAAGTATATCAAGCGGAAATGGAACAATTTAAAAAGCGTATTTTAGAAGATGAAGCATTCGCGAATAAATACGGTGAACTAGGGAATATTTACGGCAAACAATGGCGTGAATGGAAAACTTCGCAAGGGGAAACAATTGATCAGTTAGCGGATTTGATTGAAATGATTAAAACGAACCCGAATTCGCGTCGTTTGATTGTGTCTGCTTGGAATCCGGAAGATATTCCGAATATGGCTTTGCCGCCATGTCATTCGCTATTCCAATTTTATGTCGCGGACGGAAAATTATCTTGTCAGTTGTATCAACGCAGTGCGGATATTTTCTTAGGTGTACCGTTTAATATTGCGAGTTATGCACTGCTAACACATCTGATTGCCCGTGAGGTTGGGCTGGATGTTGGCGAGTTTATTCATACAATGGGTGACGCGCATCTTTATAATAATCATATCGAGCAAGTGAAAGAGCAATTATCGAGAACACCGCATGCACTTCCAAAATTAGTGCTTTCAGATAAACCAGCAACGATTTTTGATTTTGATGTCGCGGATATTTCACTTGATGGCTATAATCCGGATCCAGCGATTAAAGCACCAATTTCAGTATAA
- a CDS encoding formate--tetrahydrofolate ligase: MSNKVKSDIEIASKAEILPVTTIAEHLGLDADALELYGKYKAKLSYDTIHSLKDKQPGKLVLVTAINPTPAGEGKSTVTVGLGDALSKKDKKTVIALREPSLGPTMGIKGGATGGGYAQVIPMEDINLHFTGDFHAITAANNALSAFIDNHMQQGNDLAIDGRRIVWKRVVDLNDRALRKVVVGLGGPIQGVPREDGFDITVASEIMAIICLASDLKDLKKRLSEIVIGYNYKKEPITVGEMGYEGALTLLLKDALKPNLVQTLEHTPAIVHGGPFANIAHGCNSVSATSTALKLGEYVVTEAGFGADLGAEKFLDIKVPALGKAPDCVVIVATIRALKMHGGALKTELSEENVDALAKGFTNLQKHTESIETFGIPYVVAINKFITDSDAEVAKLEALCEEHGIPFSLTEVWEKGGNGGLELADKVIAAVESGEADYKRIYEDAWSIEEKLEAIVTKVYGGIGVELSSKAQKQIVEFKKYGWDRYPICMAKTQYSLSDDPTLLGRPTDFVIHIREFIPKLGAGFVVALTGDVMTMPGLPKKPAALNMDVDENGNAQGLF; the protein is encoded by the coding sequence ATGTCAAATAAAGTGAAATCAGATATTGAAATTGCATCAAAAGCAGAAATTCTACCAGTTACGACAATTGCCGAACATTTAGGATTAGATGCAGATGCACTCGAACTTTACGGAAAGTATAAAGCAAAGTTATCCTATGATACGATTCACTCGTTAAAAGACAAACAACCAGGGAAACTTGTTCTTGTAACAGCGATTAATCCAACGCCAGCTGGTGAAGGGAAGTCGACTGTGACAGTTGGACTTGGTGACGCACTCTCTAAAAAAGATAAAAAAACAGTTATCGCACTGCGCGAACCATCGCTTGGACCTACAATGGGGATTAAAGGCGGGGCAACTGGCGGCGGCTATGCGCAAGTTATTCCAATGGAAGATATTAATTTACATTTTACAGGCGATTTTCATGCAATTACAGCAGCAAATAATGCTTTATCGGCATTTATCGATAACCATATGCAACAAGGAAATGACTTAGCTATTGACGGCCGCAGAATCGTTTGGAAACGTGTCGTTGATTTGAACGATCGTGCACTTCGCAAAGTAGTCGTTGGTCTTGGTGGACCGATTCAAGGCGTTCCACGGGAAGATGGTTTTGATATTACGGTTGCTTCTGAAATCATGGCAATCATTTGTTTAGCAAGTGATTTGAAAGATTTAAAGAAACGTTTAAGTGAAATTGTGATTGGTTATAACTACAAAAAAGAACCGATTACGGTTGGTGAAATGGGTTATGAAGGCGCATTAACGTTACTGTTAAAAGATGCTTTAAAACCTAACTTAGTACAAACGCTAGAACATACTCCGGCAATTGTACACGGCGGACCTTTTGCCAATATTGCGCATGGTTGTAATAGTGTTTCTGCGACAAGTACGGCGCTAAAACTTGGTGAATATGTCGTGACTGAGGCTGGCTTTGGTGCAGACCTTGGTGCCGAGAAATTTTTAGATATTAAAGTGCCTGCCCTTGGAAAAGCACCGGATTGTGTTGTTATTGTAGCAACGATTCGCGCGCTCAAAATGCATGGTGGCGCTTTGAAAACCGAACTAAGCGAAGAAAATGTTGACGCGTTAGCTAAAGGTTTTACTAACTTGCAAAAACATACGGAATCAATCGAAACTTTCGGTATTCCTTATGTGGTAGCAATTAATAAATTCATCACTGATTCTGACGCAGAAGTGGCAAAATTAGAAGCGCTTTGCGAAGAACATGGCATTCCATTTTCCTTAACAGAAGTTTGGGAAAAAGGTGGCAATGGTGGCCTGGAACTCGCGGATAAAGTCATTGCGGCTGTTGAAAGTGGAGAAGCAGACTACAAACGTATTTATGAAGACGCTTGGTCAATCGAAGAAAAATTAGAAGCGATTGTGACGAAGGTTTACGGCGGTATTGGCGTGGAACTTTCCAGCAAGGCGCAAAAACAAATCGTGGAATTCAAAAAATATGGTTGGGATCGTTATCCGATTTGTATGGCGAAAACACAATATTCGTTATCAGATGATCCGACATTGCTTGGTCGCCCAACTGATTTCGTGATTCATATTCGTGAATTTATTCCAAAACTTGGTGCTGGCTTTGTCGTTGCTTTAACAGGTGACGTGATGACGATGCCGGGCTTACCGAAAAAACCAGCGGCATTAAATATGGATGTCGATGAAAATGGTAACGCGCAAGGTTTATTTTAA
- a CDS encoding dihydrofolate reductase gives MIIFVWAQDRAGNIGKDNKMPWHLPGDLQFFKRTTTGKTLVMGRKTYESLGKALPNRKTIVLTRDKALQLDDAEILHSRDEVLALAKTGEPIYVVGGAEIYRLFMDVADQLIVTKIDAEFDADTAFPEVDWENFSEVAKEAHEKDEKNKYNYTFYTYERN, from the coding sequence ATGATCATTTTTGTTTGGGCACAAGACCGCGCTGGCAACATTGGCAAAGACAACAAAATGCCGTGGCACTTACCGGGCGATTTGCAATTTTTCAAAAGAACGACAACTGGAAAAACGCTTGTTATGGGACGGAAAACCTATGAATCTCTAGGGAAAGCATTGCCGAATAGGAAGACGATTGTGTTAACGCGGGATAAAGCATTACAGTTAGATGATGCGGAAATCTTGCATTCGCGTGATGAGGTTTTGGCGCTTGCTAAGACGGGCGAACCGATTTATGTCGTTGGTGGCGCGGAAATTTATCGTTTATTTATGGATGTGGCGGATCAGTTGATTGTCACAAAAATTGATGCAGAATTTGATGCAGATACGGCGTTTCCTGAAGTAGACTGGGAGAATTTTTCGGAAGTTGCGAAAGAAGCCCATGAAAAAGATGAAAAAAATAAGTATAATTATACTTTTTATACGTATGAAAGAAATTAA
- a CDS encoding ribonuclease HI family protein encodes MEVFVDGASAGNPGPSGAGIVLKADGIYEQLAIPLAIMTNHEAEFIAIKLGLEEALKKQATFIRLYSDSKVAIEAIHKRHAKNPLFKPHLEAILEMADSLELFFAEWRNVSQNKQADQLARQAIKKQKQPGVK; translated from the coding sequence ATGGAAGTTTTTGTTGATGGCGCAAGTGCTGGAAACCCAGGCCCTAGTGGTGCTGGCATTGTTCTGAAAGCAGATGGCATCTATGAGCAACTCGCGATTCCACTAGCAATCATGACCAACCACGAAGCTGAATTTATCGCGATCAAACTCGGACTAGAAGAAGCCTTAAAAAAACAAGCAACTTTCATTCGTTTGTATTCTGATTCGAAAGTTGCCATTGAAGCGATTCATAAACGACATGCGAAAAACCCTTTATTTAAGCCTCATTTAGAAGCAATTTTAGAAATGGCAGATTCGTTAGAGTTGTTTTTTGCCGAATGGCGTAATGTTAGCCAAAATAAACAAGCCGACCAACTTGCGCGTCAGGCAATAAAAAAACAGAAGCAACCTGGCGTAAAATAA
- a CDS encoding ABC-F family ATP-binding cassette domain-containing protein, producing the protein MKQLKVENLTKTYGEKSLFENISLTITEGERIGLIGVNGTGKSTLLQIISGSESGDKGTVTKAKDYTIGYLAQDPEFNEEDTVLAAVFDGDTAALRAMRKYEEVLLAMSLDAENTKLHDAYTAASQEMDASAAWDMNTEAKTILERLGITDLTAKISALSGGQRKRVGLAQVLIETPDLLILDEPTNHLDFQSIRWLEEYLNRFKGAVLLVTHDRYFLDRVTNHMVELDRGSAYRYVGNYEKFMESKAIRMENEVRESEKNKNLYRKELAWMRRGPQGRATKQNARQDRFHDLEKKVKTKVDDSELAIDFVTSRLGKDVFELKNLEKRFDEKQVLQDFSLIIQPGERLGITGNNGTGKSTLLNMLAGKLAPDAGEVITGQTVQIGYYTQQNEEMDPDMRMIAYLQEAGEQVTTSGGEVISVSAMLERFLFPPNSHGKKIGSLSGGEKRRLFLLRILMERPNVLLLDEPTNDLDTQTLTVLEDYLESFNGTVITVSHDRYFLDKVVNKLLVFRAIGEVEIFYGEYSDYLKELEAKGKPAKSMKKMANTSVEKKAPEKKEKVKLTYQEQLEWDGIEDAISELEQTIESLNETLEQTGADFTKAAEISGLITAKETELEQMMERWEFLSQYAE; encoded by the coding sequence ATGAAACAATTAAAAGTGGAAAATTTAACAAAAACATATGGTGAAAAAAGCCTGTTTGAAAATATCTCGCTAACGATAACTGAGGGCGAACGTATTGGTTTAATCGGTGTAAATGGTACTGGGAAATCAACGTTATTGCAAATTATTTCTGGCAGTGAATCTGGAGATAAAGGAACGGTTACAAAAGCGAAAGATTATACGATTGGTTATTTGGCGCAAGATCCTGAGTTTAATGAAGAAGATACAGTTCTCGCGGCTGTTTTTGATGGGGATACTGCGGCGCTTCGAGCTATGCGCAAGTATGAAGAAGTGTTGCTGGCGATGTCGCTTGACGCGGAAAACACCAAATTACATGATGCTTATACTGCAGCTAGCCAGGAAATGGATGCTAGTGCGGCTTGGGATATGAACACAGAAGCGAAAACAATTTTGGAAAGATTGGGTATTACGGACTTAACTGCGAAAATAAGTGCGCTTTCTGGTGGACAACGAAAACGGGTTGGTTTGGCACAAGTTTTAATCGAAACGCCTGATTTACTTATTTTGGATGAGCCTACCAACCATTTGGATTTTCAGTCGATTCGTTGGTTAGAAGAGTATTTAAATCGTTTTAAAGGGGCTGTCTTGCTCGTTACCCATGATCGTTATTTCCTTGATCGTGTGACGAATCATATGGTGGAACTGGACCGTGGTTCGGCTTATCGCTATGTTGGGAACTACGAGAAATTCATGGAATCCAAAGCGATTCGGATGGAAAATGAAGTTCGCGAATCCGAGAAAAATAAAAACCTTTATCGTAAGGAACTGGCTTGGATGCGCCGCGGTCCTCAAGGTCGTGCCACCAAACAAAATGCCAGACAAGATCGTTTCCATGATTTAGAGAAGAAAGTGAAAACCAAAGTGGACGATTCGGAACTAGCGATTGATTTTGTTACTAGCCGCCTCGGAAAAGATGTTTTCGAACTGAAAAACTTAGAAAAACGCTTTGATGAAAAACAGGTGTTGCAAGATTTTAGTTTGATTATCCAACCGGGAGAACGCCTTGGTATTACAGGGAATAACGGAACTGGTAAATCTACTTTACTGAATATGTTAGCTGGAAAACTAGCGCCGGATGCTGGGGAAGTAATCACGGGGCAAACCGTACAAATCGGTTACTATACGCAGCAAAATGAAGAGATGGATCCGGATATGCGAATGATTGCTTATTTGCAAGAAGCGGGAGAGCAAGTGACGACTTCTGGCGGTGAAGTGATTAGTGTGAGCGCGATGCTCGAACGATTTTTATTCCCACCAAATTCACACGGGAAGAAAATCGGTAGCTTATCTGGCGGTGAAAAACGTCGCTTATTCTTACTGCGCATTTTGATGGAACGTCCCAATGTGTTACTACTAGATGAGCCGACCAATGACTTAGATACGCAAACATTGACCGTTTTAGAAGACTATTTAGAATCATTCAATGGTACCGTAATTACGGTTAGCCATGATAGATATTTCCTTGATAAGGTCGTGAACAAGTTGCTCGTTTTCCGGGCTATTGGTGAAGTAGAAATTTTCTACGGAGAATATAGCGATTATTTGAAAGAACTTGAGGCCAAAGGAAAACCAGCGAAATCAATGAAAAAAATGGCGAATACTTCGGTCGAAAAGAAGGCGCCTGAGAAAAAAGAGAAAGTCAAGCTAACCTACCAAGAACAACTGGAGTGGGACGGAATTGAAGATGCCATTAGCGAATTAGAACAAACGATTGAATCGCTCAATGAAACATTGGAACAAACCGGAGCAGACTTTACAAAAGCAGCAGAAATTAGTGGACTCATTACAGCAAAAGAAACTGAGCTGGAACAAATGATGGAACGCTGGGAATTTTTATCACAATATGCGGAATAA